DNA from Asanoa sp. WMMD1127:
TGACGGCTTCGGGGCACGGCTCCGCCGTGACACCGACGTCGGTCTTGACGCCGGACTCCCCGGTCTCCGCCTCGCCGCCTCGGCAACCGCCGAGCGCGACGGCGAGAAGGACGACCGCGGCACCGGATGCCAGTCGCTTCATGCGCACCTCTTAGTAGGAGAAGGGCCAGGACTTCCAGTAGTTGCGCGCGCGGACCCACAGGCCGAAGAGCCCGCGCGGTTCGAAAATCAGGAACACGATGATCAGGACGCCGTAGAGGATCGACTCGACCTGCAGCACGTTGGGTACCTCGTTGGCGTCCGTGCTGATGAACGGGAGGAACGCCTGCAGCTCACGGATGATCCGGGGCAGCAGGGTGATGAAGAACGCCCCCGCGATCGCACCCGAGATGGTGCCGGCGCCGCCGATCAACACCATCGCGATGTATTGCACCGACAGCAGCAGGCTGAACGAGCTCGGGTCGATGAACCCGGTCACCGTGAACAGCAGCGCGCCCGCACAGCCGGCGTAGAAGGACGAGACCGCGAACGCGATCGTCTTGTAACGGGCCAGGTTGACGCCGATCACCCCGGCCGCGATGTCGCGGTCGCGGATCGCCGTGAACGCCCGGCCCACCCGCGACCGGGCCAGGTTGCGGGCCGCGAGCGCGAACACCACCAGCAGGCCCGTCATCACCCAGAACAGCTTCTGGTCGCGGGTCGCGGAGGCCGTCGTGGTGGACAGCGAGTAACCGAAGACCTCCAGCGTCGGCGCGGGTCGCCCCACCCCGACGCCACCGGTCACTGTGGACCATTCGTTGAAGATGTGCTGGCCGATGAAGACCAGGCCGAGCGTGACGATCGCGAGGTAGAGACCGCGCAACCGGGTGGCCAGCGGCGCCACGACGACGCCGAAGAGACCCGCGACCAGCCCGGCGGCCGGCAGCCAGACGAGCATGTCGGTGACGCCCAGGCCGAGCGTCCGCCCGTCGGGGTCGCCGCTGATCACCGAAGCCGTGTAGGCGCCGATGCCCAGGAAGAACGCGTGCCCGAGCGACACCTGACCCGCGTACCCGGTGACGAGGCCCAGCCCGATCGCGCCGATCGCGGCGATGGCGCAGGTGGCCAGCAACTGCAGCTCGGCGTCGGCCAGCATGAAGGGCAGGACCGCGGTGACCGCGAGGAGCACGCCGAACGCGACCTTGCGGGTGGTCGTCGGAAAGAGCCCCATCTCGCTGCCGTACGACGTGAACAGCAGCGGCCTTCCGCGCGGGGCCTTGGTGGCAACCGTCATACCCGTTCGACCTCCCGGGTGCCGAACAGCCCGTAGGGGCGGACGAGCAGGACCAGCAGCATCAGCACGTACGGCGTGATCACCGAGACGTTGCCGCCGAGCCAGGGCATGTTGTTCTGGTAGGTGGCGACGAGCTCCTGCGCGACGCCGACGCCCAGCCCGCCGAGCACGGCGCCGGGCAGCGAGTCGAGCCCGCCGAGGATGATCACCGGCAGGGCGACCAGCGCCGTCAGCCAGAGCGTGCCGTCGAAGCTGCCACCCGCGGCCGCGAACGTGCCGCCGACCGCGGCCAGCGCGCCGGCCAGCGCCCAGCTCAGCGCGAACACCGCGCCGACCGAGACGCCCTGGGCCAGCGCCGCCTCCTGGTCGTCGGCGGCCGCCCGCATCGCCAGGCCCATCCGGCTGAACCGGAAGAACGCGAACAGCGCGGTGACCAGCACGGCCGTGGCCAGGAAGGCCGCGATGTGCCGCTGCTGCACCTGCAACGAGCCGAGGTGCCAGCTGGCCAGGCCCCACGGGTCGTGCACCGTGCGCACGTCGAGGCCGATGAAGATGTTGACGACGACCCGGATGGCGACGTCGACGCCGAGCGTGATGATGGCGACGACGAACGCCGGACGGCCCACCATCGGGCGCACCGCTCCGCGTTCGATGCCGAGCGCCAGCGTCGCCGTCAGCAGCGCGGCCAGCGGCAGCGCGACCCAGAAGCCGAGCGGGCCGGCCAGGTGGCTGACCAGCACGACGCCGGCGAGCATCAGGGCCGGCTGGGCGAAGCTGATCACCCGGGTCGCCTTGTAGATGATGACGAAGCCGAGCGCGAGCAGCGCGTAGACGCTCCCGGTCCCCAGCCCTCGCAGGACTCCTTCGAGAAACGCGGTCATGCCTTGACCCGCGCGGTGTAGATGTCGTCGACCAGGTCGCTGAACAGCTCGGCGACCGCGGAGCGGCGGACCTTCTGGGTCGCGGTCAGCTCGCCGTCCTCGTGGTCGAGCTCCTTGGGCAGCATGCGGAACTCGCGCACCTGCTCGACCGGCGCGTGCCGGCGGTTGACGTCGTCGACGACGGACTGCACCAGCGCGCGCACCTCGGCCTTGTCGGACAGGTCGCGATAGGTGGTGTAGCCGATGCCCTTCCGCTGCGCCCACTCGCCGACGGTGTCCCACTCGATGCCGATCAGGGCACCGAGGAACGGCTTGCGGTCGCCGATCAGGATCGCCTCCTTGACGTACGGCGATGCCTTGAGCGCGTTCTCGATCTCGCTCGGCGCGATGTTCTTGCCGCCCGAGGTGATCATGATGTCCTTGGCCCGGTCGGTGATCCGCAGGTGCGTGCGGCCGTCACCCTCCCACTCCCCCACGTCGCCGGTGCGCAGCCAGCCGTCGTCGGTCTTGGCCCGCGCCGTGGCCGCCGGGTCGTTGTAGTAGCCGACGAACACGCCGGGGTGCCGCAGCTGGATCTCGCCGGTGGCCGGGTCGAGCCGGAGCTCGGTGTCGTCCTCGGGCTCGCCGACGGTGCCGAGCCGCACGCGGCGGGGCCGGTTGCCGGTCGCGATCGCCGAGCTCTCGGTCATGCCGTAGACCTCGTACATCGGCACGCCGATGCCCATGAAGAAGCGCAGCACGTCGGGTGCGATCGGGGCGGCGCCGGAGGCCGCGAACCGGACCCGGCCGATGCCGACCCGCTCACGCAGCGCGCGATAGAAGAAGAGCCAACCTATGGCGTACGCCAGCCGGGTGCCCGTGGTGTGCACGCCGCCGGTGCGCACGAGCGTGCCGCCGATCCGGTCGGCCACCTTGAGCCAGAGGCGGGCGTTGGCGCGCTTGATCGGCGACGCGTTGGCCAGCTTGATCTGGACCGTGGCGAGCATCTTCTCCCAGATGCGGGGCACCCCGAACAGGATCGTCGGCTGCACCTCGCGCAGGTTGGCCTGCACGGTGGCGATCGACTCGGCGAAGTTGACCTGGATGCCCGCGCCCGCGTTGAACCAGATCGTGAAGATCCGCTCGGCCACGTGACACAGCGGCAGGTAGGAAACCAGCAGGTCGCGGGGGCCGGGTGGGGCGCCGGCGAAACCGCGGCCGGCGCTGATCGTGCGTACCGCGAAGTCCACATTGGCCACCGACAGCATCGCGCCCTTGGGCGGACCCGTGGTGCCCGAGGTGTAGATCAGCGTCGCGATGTCGTCGGGGGTCGCGGTGGCCATCAGGTCGGCGACCGCGTCCGGGTGCGCGGCGCGGTGCTCGCGGCCGAGGGCCAGCAGGTCGTCCCAGCCGAGCAGCGCCGGGTGGTCGTAGCGGTGCCGGATGCCCCGCGGCTCCAGGTAGATCACCCGTTGCAGGTCGGGGCAGCCGCCGATCACCTCGAGCGCCTTGTCGACCTGCTCCTGGTCTTCGGCGACCAGCACCTTGGCGCCCGAGTGGGCGAGCAGGTAGCCGACCTCGGGCGCGGGGTTGGTCGGGTAGAGGCCGACCGTCATCGCCCGCACCGCCACGGTGGCGATGTCGGTGAACAGCCACTCGGGGCGGTTGTCGGCGTGCACCGCGACCCGGTCGCCGGGCTCGATGCCGAGGGCCAGCAGGCCGTGCGCCACGGTCAGCGCCTGGTCCCAGTAGTCGGACCAGGTGTATTGCCGCCAGATGCCGTGGTGCTTCTCGCGCATCGCGACGCCCTGCGGCGTCTCGGCCGCCCGGTCGCGGATGCGCGACGCGATCGTGGTCACCGTGTCGGTGCGGGCCGGTGCGATCGTCATGCCCGCTCCACCTCCCCCAGGTAGGCGCGGATCACGTCGGGGTCGTGCTGGATCTCGGCGGGGACGCCGGTGGCGACGGGCCGGCCGAAGTCGACGACCATCACCCGGTCGGCCAGGTCCATGACCAGGCCCATGTCGTGCTCGACCAGCAGGATCGGGATGTCGAGCTCGTCGCGGATGTCGAGGATGTAGCGGGCCATGTCCTCGGTCTCCTCGACGTTCATGCCGCCCACCGGCTCGTCGAGGAGGAGCAGCTTGGGCTCCATGGCCAGGGCCCGGCCCAGCTCGACCCGCTTCTGCACGCCGTAGGGCAGCAGGCCGACCGGCAGCCGGCGCCACTGCTCGAGCTCGAGGAAGTCGATGATGTCCTCGACCCGCTCGCGCGCCGCGACCTCGGCCCGGCGCGCCTTGCCCACCCAGGCCAGGGCGGCCAGCGTCCCGTAGCCGATGTGGTGGTGGCGCCCGAGCATCAGGTTGTCGAGCACGGTGAGGTTGGCGAACAGCTCGACGTTCTGGAAGGTGCGGGCCATGCCGCGGGCGGCGATCTGGTGCGGCCGGCGGCCCACGAGGTCCGTGCCGTCGAAGAGCACGCGGCCGCGCTGCGGGCGGTAGACCCCGGAGAGCACGTTGAAGATCGAGGTCTTGCCGGCGCCGTTGGGCCCGATGATCGCGAACAGCTCACGGGCGCCGACGGTGAAGCTGATGCCGTCGATCGCCTTGACGCCCGCGAAGCTGAGGTGCACGTCGTCAAAGACGAGAATGTCTTCGCTCATGACAACCACCGCTTGCGCCGCTTGTAGTGCTTGACCTCGCGGAACGAGCGGCGCGCCGTGCCGGTGTCGGCGGCGCCGAGGCCGAGGTAGAACTCGCGCACGTCGTCGTCGGCCAGCAGCCGGTCGGCGGGCTTGTCGAGGACGACCTTGCCGGTCTCCAGCACGTAGCCGTGGCTCGCGATCGACAGCGCCATCGCCGCGTTCTGCTCGACGAGCAGCACCGCCGTGCCCGACTTGTTGATCTCGACGATGATCTCGCGGACCTGGTCGACCAGGCGCGGCGCGAGACCGAGGCTCGGCTCGTCGAGCAACAGGTAGCGAGGTTTCGCCATCAGCGCCCGCCCCATCGCGAGCATCTGCTGTTCACCTCCGGACAGGTAGCCGGCCACCTTGCGGCGACGCTCCTTGAGCACGGGGAACAGGCCGTAGACGTGGTCGAGCCGCGCACCCACCGCGCCCGGGTTGGTGTGGCCGCCGACCCGGAGGTTGTCCTCCACGCTCAGCTCGCCGAAGATCCGGCGGGCCTCCATCACCTGGCTGATGCCGCGCCGCACGATCGCGGCGGGGCGCAGGCCGTGGATGGGTTGGCCGTCGAGGGTCACCGAGCCTTTGGTCACCGCGCCGTCGTGGACGTCGAGCAGTCCGGTCAGGGCGCGCAGCAGTGTCGTCTTGCCCGCTCCGTTGGCGCCGAGCAGGGCGACGACGGCGCCGCTCGGGACGTCGAGCGAGACACCGCGTAACACAAGCATCACGTCGTCGTAGACGACCTCGAGATTTCGGACTTGCAGCACCGGGGGCGCCCCACTTATGCGGTCAGGCTGGCATGCGGAGATGGTCAGGTGTGGCCTGGGTCACAAGGTGAAACACATTTAACTACGTGGTAACCCGGCGTCGCTAGAGCTGCGACCAAGATTTTTGCACTGCCAATGAAATTTCTTTTGCCCACGGCGTGAGGTGTCCCGCTTTCGGCGCGGATCATTGCCTCGAAAGCCGCAGTTCGCCCCCGCTCGGCTTTGTGCTGGTGGGGCGCGGGGTTACGGTGAGGCGCCGGTGTGGTCCTCAGCCATCCCCCCGGGTGGCTCCGCGCCGGTGCCGCCGAATCGCCGGCCCGTGCCGCGCCCGTCCCCCGGGCGCCCAGACGACCCGGGCCCACGCTGGCGAATCGGGGACCCGACGGAGCACTGGGGTGAATCCGCACCGCGGTAGGGCGTCCTTCTCGTCCGAACCCGACAGCTAACCCGGTAGGCGGCTGCGGAAGAAGGGTCTGCCCTTTGTCGTCAGCACGGATGTCGCTGCGTGCGCTCGTGCTGGTCGCCATGGCGGTAGTCGTCGCGGTGCCCGCGGGCGCCGCGTCGGCCGAACCGTCGGCCAGCGAGCTCACCGCGAAGATCAACAAGTCCTCCGCCGAGCTGGAGAAGGTCGTCGAGGCCTACAACAAGCTCAACGAGGAGACGAAGGCAACCAAGAAGCAGGCGGGCCAGGTGGCCGACCGGCTGGGCCCGCTGCAGCAGCAGCTCGACGCGGCCCAGGCGGACGTCGGTGACATCGCCGTCGCGGCCTACCAGACCGGCCGGCTCGGCCCGGCCAGCGCTCTGCTGGCGGGTGGCGACGACATGCTGGACCGGATGGCGGCGCTGGACTCGCTGGCGCGGGAGCGCCAGACCCAGATCGACGCGTTCCGGAGCACCCGCGAGCAGCTCACGAGCGACCAGCAACGGCTGGCCACGGCCCGGGCGCAGCAGGACGCGCAGGCCAAGGAGCTGCAGGCCCGCAAGAAGAAGATCGAGAACGACCTCGACAAGTTGTACGACCTGCGCAGGCAGGCCTACGGCTCCTCGACGTCGAGCGGCTCATCCTATTCGGGGAAGATCCCGTCGGTCTCCGGCAAGGCGGGTGTCGCGGTCCGGTACGCGTACAACGCGATCGGGACGCCCTATGTCTGGGCCGCCGAAGGACCCAACGGTTACGACTGTTCGGGCCTGACGCTGGCCGCCTGGCGCGCGGCGGGCAAGACGCTGCCGCACAACGCCGCGATGCAATGGGACAAGGTCGCCCACATCTCGCGGAGCCAGCTGGCCGCCGGTGACCTGGTCTTCTATTCGGGGCTGGGGCACGTCGCCCTGTATGTCGGCGGCGGCCAGGTGATCCACGCGCCCACGTTCGGCGAGTCGGTGAAGCTGGCCTCAGTGGACATGATGTCGCCCTACGGCTACGGCCGCGTGCGCTGATCGACCACCCGCATGGGGAGGACCGGTTCGGTCCTCCCCATGCGTCGGTCACCGCGTCAAACGGTCAGGCCCGGACCGGGGTCGGGGTCTCGCACCACGGCAGGGCCGTGCGGGTGACGTAGGCCCACCAGCCGATGTGGCGGCCGTAGCGGGCGCGTAGCTCGTCGGGTGTCGGCGGTGGCGCGCCGTAGACCTGCTCGGCGGCCAGCCGGAACGGGCGCATCTCGAGCGGAACCTCGTCGGGCCGGCCCAGGCCGCGCAGC
Protein-coding regions in this window:
- a CDS encoding branched-chain amino acid ABC transporter permease, whose translation is MTVATKAPRGRPLLFTSYGSEMGLFPTTTRKVAFGVLLAVTAVLPFMLADAELQLLATCAIAAIGAIGLGLVTGYAGQVSLGHAFFLGIGAYTASVISGDPDGRTLGLGVTDMLVWLPAAGLVAGLFGVVVAPLATRLRGLYLAIVTLGLVFIGQHIFNEWSTVTGGVGVGRPAPTLEVFGYSLSTTTASATRDQKLFWVMTGLLVVFALAARNLARSRVGRAFTAIRDRDIAAGVIGVNLARYKTIAFAVSSFYAGCAGALLFTVTGFIDPSSFSLLLSVQYIAMVLIGGAGTISGAIAGAFFITLLPRIIRELQAFLPFISTDANEVPNVLQVESILYGVLIIVFLIFEPRGLFGLWVRARNYWKSWPFSY
- a CDS encoding branched-chain amino acid ABC transporter permease; this encodes MTAFLEGVLRGLGTGSVYALLALGFVIIYKATRVISFAQPALMLAGVVLVSHLAGPLGFWVALPLAALLTATLALGIERGAVRPMVGRPAFVVAIITLGVDVAIRVVVNIFIGLDVRTVHDPWGLASWHLGSLQVQQRHIAAFLATAVLVTALFAFFRFSRMGLAMRAAADDQEAALAQGVSVGAVFALSWALAGALAAVGGTFAAAGGSFDGTLWLTALVALPVIILGGLDSLPGAVLGGLGVGVAQELVATYQNNMPWLGGNVSVITPYVLMLLVLLVRPYGLFGTREVERV
- a CDS encoding AMP-binding protein yields the protein MTIAPARTDTVTTIASRIRDRAAETPQGVAMREKHHGIWRQYTWSDYWDQALTVAHGLLALGIEPGDRVAVHADNRPEWLFTDIATVAVRAMTVGLYPTNPAPEVGYLLAHSGAKVLVAEDQEQVDKALEVIGGCPDLQRVIYLEPRGIRHRYDHPALLGWDDLLALGREHRAAHPDAVADLMATATPDDIATLIYTSGTTGPPKGAMLSVANVDFAVRTISAGRGFAGAPPGPRDLLVSYLPLCHVAERIFTIWFNAGAGIQVNFAESIATVQANLREVQPTILFGVPRIWEKMLATVQIKLANASPIKRANARLWLKVADRIGGTLVRTGGVHTTGTRLAYAIGWLFFYRALRERVGIGRVRFAASGAAPIAPDVLRFFMGIGVPMYEVYGMTESSAIATGNRPRRVRLGTVGEPEDDTELRLDPATGEIQLRHPGVFVGYYNDPAATARAKTDDGWLRTGDVGEWEGDGRTHLRITDRAKDIMITSGGKNIAPSEIENALKASPYVKEAILIGDRKPFLGALIGIEWDTVGEWAQRKGIGYTTYRDLSDKAEVRALVQSVVDDVNRRHAPVEQVREFRMLPKELDHEDGELTATQKVRRSAVAELFSDLVDDIYTARVKA
- a CDS encoding ABC transporter ATP-binding protein, with the translated sequence MSEDILVFDDVHLSFAGVKAIDGISFTVGARELFAIIGPNGAGKTSIFNVLSGVYRPQRGRVLFDGTDLVGRRPHQIAARGMARTFQNVELFANLTVLDNLMLGRHHHIGYGTLAALAWVGKARRAEVAARERVEDIIDFLELEQWRRLPVGLLPYGVQKRVELGRALAMEPKLLLLDEPVGGMNVEETEDMARYILDIRDELDIPILLVEHDMGLVMDLADRVMVVDFGRPVATGVPAEIQHDPDVIRAYLGEVERA
- a CDS encoding ABC transporter ATP-binding protein; the encoded protein is MLVLRGVSLDVPSGAVVALLGANGAGKTTLLRALTGLLDVHDGAVTKGSVTLDGQPIHGLRPAAIVRRGISQVMEARRIFGELSVEDNLRVGGHTNPGAVGARLDHVYGLFPVLKERRRKVAGYLSGGEQQMLAMGRALMAKPRYLLLDEPSLGLAPRLVDQVREIIVEINKSGTAVLLVEQNAAMALSIASHGYVLETGKVVLDKPADRLLADDDVREFYLGLGAADTGTARRSFREVKHYKRRKRWLS
- a CDS encoding C40 family peptidase, which gives rise to MSSARMSLRALVLVAMAVVVAVPAGAASAEPSASELTAKINKSSAELEKVVEAYNKLNEETKATKKQAGQVADRLGPLQQQLDAAQADVGDIAVAAYQTGRLGPASALLAGGDDMLDRMAALDSLARERQTQIDAFRSTREQLTSDQQRLATARAQQDAQAKELQARKKKIENDLDKLYDLRRQAYGSSTSSGSSYSGKIPSVSGKAGVAVRYAYNAIGTPYVWAAEGPNGYDCSGLTLAAWRAAGKTLPHNAAMQWDKVAHISRSQLAAGDLVFYSGLGHVALYVGGGQVIHAPTFGESVKLASVDMMSPYGYGRVR